A portion of the Edaphobacter bradus genome contains these proteins:
- a CDS encoding carboxypeptidase-like regulatory domain-containing protein, whose protein sequence is MTCNRKNRLGLEPWLFVVALLIACVSSSDAQQITGSITGTVKDDTGAVVPNADVRATNVATGFTRATKTGSDGTYNIQYLPVGGYTVTVDSQGFKKFVQQNLVITVDQTQALNVTLAVGEATQTVEVTAAPPLVNTSTAELGRTVSPAEINSLPLTTRSAYAEISLTPGVQSNSASNSQNTPNFVIGVPSTQVIINGGVDGGVPMVSFYLDGGINMTGLRNYGNPLPNPDALEEFRVETNNFASQYGRMSGGVVTAVTRSGTNKFHGSVFEFFRNTNLNDTPWGTPKGAPKTPFHRNNFGATVGGPIVRDKAFFFFSYGGLRQTVGQQLTGAVVPTALERLGDFTQSYIYNPATHTKTPIIPNQPGTKTPWVGTNSSSNCVVAKSRCIPQSALDSTAANLIKTYIPLPNAPTDTAPGGYVGVFSSPTNQDEYLGKFDQALGQNDHLSASYFYLDTTQNAFGGATTSAAIVYSVNQSFAKQQVANISDVHTFSGTTANQAWFTFTRVAGGRVNTPTVSLGDLGSSFTIQGPKALPQLSVSGYFNAGGALAGPVSTTSFYALRDVVSLTKGRHSFNFGAEISLEKDAIVGNLYSFGVFNFLSTAPTTTGNALSDFITGQVANMEQDTPYHGLLNTWYYAGFVQDSYRVTPRLTANLGLRYDLEQSPVESQNLTTAFVPGVQSTVVPSAPRGVLFPGDTGIPRGIAPNRSTHFSPRVGLALDPFGDGKTAVRAAGGIFYGSVSANEWNQPANAQPFAIRQTFNSITSLSNVYGNKASFPSGDPFPYTYSPSSPRFLPAAAVEAIDPKYKWPVSYQFNVAVEQQLPLGISMQTAYVGNLVRHVPTAPDANNPVWAPGASTSQASINARRPYFGANNANGATLGQVILIQSSETANYHSLQFSVHKPLTHNLLLNGFYVWSHSIWSSNPSAIGLAPTAQDYTYLNEERGPSDQDRRNMVSISGIWKLDYYRGSSFLPRLLANGWSISPIVSLNSGQPVNITTGANKNATGYNNDRPNLVPGVNAFLDSHRSRTVSTQAWFNTAAFIANGPSVAGGIGPGGADGNTPRDYLRAPGYRDIDLGISRDFHFERGIGLQFRADATNAFNMVSLNPPTANLSSGNNGKILSAASPRLIQLGARISF, encoded by the coding sequence ATGACTTGCAATCGGAAGAATCGTCTCGGGCTGGAGCCTTGGTTGTTCGTAGTGGCTTTGTTGATCGCATGTGTTTCGTCGTCCGATGCGCAGCAGATTACAGGTTCCATCACCGGTACGGTGAAAGACGATACAGGCGCGGTGGTGCCGAACGCCGACGTCAGGGCGACCAACGTCGCAACAGGGTTTACTCGGGCGACCAAGACAGGTAGTGACGGCACATACAACATCCAGTATCTTCCGGTCGGCGGATACACCGTTACCGTGGATTCGCAGGGCTTCAAGAAGTTTGTGCAGCAGAATCTGGTGATCACTGTCGACCAGACACAGGCGCTGAATGTCACGCTGGCCGTTGGCGAAGCGACGCAGACCGTGGAAGTCACCGCTGCTCCGCCTCTGGTGAACACCAGCACCGCGGAGCTTGGCCGAACGGTCTCGCCCGCAGAGATCAATAGCCTGCCATTAACGACCCGAAGCGCTTATGCGGAGATATCCCTAACGCCCGGCGTGCAATCCAATAGTGCGAGCAACAGCCAAAACACTCCAAATTTTGTGATTGGTGTTCCCTCGACGCAGGTCATCATCAATGGTGGCGTCGACGGTGGCGTCCCCATGGTGAGCTTTTACCTGGACGGCGGCATCAACATGACCGGATTGCGCAATTACGGCAACCCACTGCCTAACCCTGACGCGCTGGAAGAGTTCCGAGTAGAAACCAACAACTTCGCGTCCCAGTATGGCCGCATGTCGGGCGGCGTCGTCACCGCCGTCACGCGTTCGGGAACGAACAAGTTTCATGGTTCTGTGTTTGAGTTCTTTCGCAACACCAATTTGAACGACACACCGTGGGGTACCCCCAAAGGCGCTCCAAAGACGCCCTTTCATCGGAATAATTTTGGCGCCACGGTTGGTGGTCCGATCGTGCGCGATAAAGCGTTCTTCTTCTTCAGCTATGGCGGTCTGCGGCAAACGGTCGGACAGCAACTCACTGGGGCAGTCGTGCCCACGGCGCTGGAGCGTCTGGGCGACTTTACGCAGTCCTATATCTACAACCCTGCGACGCACACTAAGACGCCAATCATTCCGAACCAACCCGGCACCAAGACTCCGTGGGTGGGTACAAACAGCTCATCTAACTGCGTGGTTGCGAAAAGCAGGTGTATCCCGCAAAGCGCGCTGGATTCGACGGCGGCGAACCTCATTAAGACGTACATCCCTTTGCCCAATGCACCGACCGACACCGCGCCAGGTGGTTATGTCGGAGTATTTAGCAGCCCGACGAACCAGGATGAGTATCTAGGAAAATTCGATCAGGCTTTGGGACAAAACGATCACCTGTCGGCGAGCTACTTCTATCTCGATACCACTCAGAACGCCTTTGGCGGCGCCACCACCAGCGCGGCAATCGTGTATTCGGTGAATCAATCGTTTGCAAAACAGCAGGTCGCGAACATCAGCGACGTTCATACCTTTAGCGGGACAACTGCAAACCAGGCCTGGTTCACCTTTACGCGGGTGGCCGGAGGCCGCGTAAACACGCCGACGGTCTCGCTCGGGGACCTTGGATCGAGCTTTACGATCCAGGGGCCGAAAGCTCTTCCACAATTGAGCGTTTCGGGTTACTTCAACGCCGGCGGGGCCTTGGCCGGCCCGGTCAGCACCACCAGTTTCTATGCTCTTCGCGACGTAGTGAGCCTGACCAAAGGCAGACACAGCTTTAATTTTGGAGCCGAAATATCGCTCGAAAAAGATGCGATCGTCGGCAATCTGTATAGCTTCGGAGTCTTCAACTTTCTCTCCACCGCTCCAACGACCACAGGGAACGCGCTGTCAGACTTCATCACCGGCCAGGTCGCTAACATGGAACAGGACACTCCTTACCATGGATTGCTGAATACCTGGTATTACGCGGGCTTCGTGCAGGACAGCTATCGAGTCACACCAAGGCTTACGGCGAACCTGGGTTTGCGGTATGACCTGGAGCAATCACCCGTCGAGTCTCAGAACCTCACCACCGCGTTTGTTCCGGGCGTTCAATCGACCGTGGTTCCCAGCGCGCCGCGCGGGGTCCTCTTTCCTGGTGACACCGGCATACCGCGTGGCATCGCACCGAACCGCAGTACGCACTTCTCACCGCGCGTGGGTCTGGCCCTGGATCCGTTTGGCGATGGGAAGACAGCGGTCCGCGCTGCCGGCGGCATCTTCTATGGCAGCGTCTCTGCCAACGAATGGAACCAGCCCGCGAACGCCCAACCGTTTGCGATCCGTCAGACCTTCAACTCCATTACCTCACTCTCCAACGTCTATGGGAATAAGGCATCCTTTCCCAGTGGGGATCCCTTTCCCTATACCTATAGCCCATCGAGTCCGCGCTTTCTTCCTGCAGCAGCCGTAGAAGCGATCGACCCAAAGTATAAGTGGCCTGTGTCCTATCAGTTCAATGTCGCCGTTGAGCAGCAACTGCCCCTTGGGATTAGTATGCAGACCGCGTATGTGGGTAATCTGGTGCGTCATGTTCCGACTGCACCGGACGCGAATAATCCGGTGTGGGCTCCGGGAGCCAGTACGTCGCAGGCGAGCATCAATGCCCGCCGCCCATATTTCGGTGCGAATAATGCTAACGGCGCGACGCTTGGCCAGGTGATTCTCATCCAATCGAGCGAGACTGCGAACTACCACTCTCTGCAGTTTTCAGTGCACAAACCGCTGACGCACAATCTGCTGCTCAACGGGTTTTATGTATGGAGTCACTCGATCTGGAGCTCGAATCCAAGCGCAATCGGTCTGGCGCCTACCGCACAGGACTATACTTATCTAAACGAAGAGCGGGGCCCATCTGACCAGGACCGCCGGAACATGGTCAGCATCTCCGGCATCTGGAAGCTCGATTATTACAGGGGTTCGAGCTTTCTACCCAGGTTGCTGGCCAACGGTTGGTCGATCTCACCCATCGTGAGCCTCAACAGCGGTCAGCCAGTCAACATAACCACGGGCGCGAATAAGAATGCCACCGGCTACAACAACGACCGTCCCAACCTCGTCCCTGGTGTAAACGCGTTCCTCGATTCCCACAGGTCCCGCACTGTTTCTACGCAGGCGTGGTTCAATACCGCAGCCTTCATCGCCAACGGCCCTAGTGTAGCCGGAGGGATTGGTCCGGGGGGAGCCGACGGCAACACGCCGCGCGACTACCTGCGAGCGCCGGGCTACCGGGACATCGATCTTGGGATCTCCCGCGACTTCCACTTTGAACGAGGAATCGGTTTGCAGTTCCGCGCTGATGCCACCAACGCGTTCAACATGGTCAGTCTCAACCCACCAACGGCAAACCTGTCCTCTGGGAATAACGGCAAGATCTTGTCGGCTGCCAGTCCTCGTTTGATCCAACTGGGTGCGCGGATCAGCTTTTAG